The window TGCCAAAAAGGTCTTTCTTGGTTGATAACAAAGAACACGATGTACCATCCATTTTTCAAATATGGGTAAAAAGGGGGGTAAAAAGGGTATACGAGGATTTAGAAAATACTTTTATTGAATATACAACACCAGATAAAGCAGAATTTGCAATAAGAAGAGTGGGAGGAAATACAGGAAAGGTTTTTATTGATAAAGATTATAGCAAATACAGTATTCAATCAAATTATTTTTGTAGAGCATTAAGAAATGATGTAATTGATAAATTAAAGGAGACAGATTTTTCTCATATAATAAATAATACTGCTGGAGTTCGATCATTAAGCAAAAATGAAATCCTGAATGTTTTGCATAAAAAAATATGATAAAGATATCCCTACCACTAACAAAACATACTGGAAAAGCAAGAGTCAAATATCGTAAAGATAAAAAGGATTATGGTATTCCCTTTGCCACAAGACAAAATAAATTGACACAAGATAATTATATTGAATGGCAGATTGGCTATGATACAAAAGAGAAAAAACTTAGCAAATCCAAATTTAGCTTTCAAAGAAAAGGGGAAACAAAATATACTTTTGAATTGAGTGAATATTTAATTGATGCTATAAAAAATAACTTGGTTACAAAAGAAGAATTCAAAGAGTTAAAAAAATTCGTTGAAAAAGCAAGAATTGAAACAGCATTTATTGAAGAGAGGTTCAATATAAAAAGAGAAGAACAAAAGCAAATGTCTCTAATGGGGGTAAATTTTGATTTGTTTATGGAACATTATCCATTATTGCTATATTTTCAAAATAAAGATGAATATTCCATTGAGGTTAAAATTGATAGAAAACAAAAAGCAATTGGGGTTCAGGCAATGCTTTTCTTATGTATACCAATAACAAGATTTGAGGAGAAAAAGGGTTTAATAGTTAGAGAAGCAGAACAAAACGAGCAAGTGACACTTGAAATAAAGAGAAATAAAAATAATTTTATTATTGATGTAATAAAGATTTTTGCCATATCTTCTTCTCAACATAATGAAGATATTAAAAATATAATAGACACTATAGAAAAAAATATATAATTATCAAAGTATAAATGGAGAATAAGTCTCCCCTACCCCTCAACTTCTTCAATTTTCATTTTGTTGCTGATTTTTTGGAGTCGTTCTTTTTCGCTTATGTTTTCCAACCTTGTCCGCAAAAGAATTGTAAATATGGGAATCAAAGCGACAAATACCAAAGCAATTATTATAACAATCCAAAGTAAAAGGTTAAATGGTTTTTCTTCGCTCTGCTGTGGTTGTGCTACTTCCCTATTAGCTACTTGATTAGAAGGAGGTGTTGGCGAGACGGCAGGCACTACCGTTGTTGGCGTTGTCGGTGATGCTGGTGACGCTGGTGGTATGGTTGTGGTCGCAGGAGGTGGAGTGACGACAGGTTCCTTTTCTTTAGTTTCTTTTGATGATGTTGCAACTATTGTGCCGTTTGGATAAGTTAGTTGGTATTCATTTTCTGAAAAAGAAAAGTTAAGTGTGTTGTGATCAATGCGGACTTTTCCCTTTGATGTAATCATTGACAACGGTGGAAACACAAATGATTTGTCTTCGCTTACAATACGCCAGCCACCAACATTAACAGAAAAATTGTGGTTGTTCTGTATTTCAACATATTCTGCGGCAGGACTGATATTAAAATCTGGTTTTACGACATCAATTGTCTTTCTTGCGATAATCTCCCTACTACGATAAGTCGTCATGGCGACAATTTCATAACTGCCCTCTATTGAATATTTGTGTTTTACATGATTGTCTTTGTTAGTTTTTCCATCACCAAAATTCCAAACATAAGATAGGTTTTTTAATTTATTGCCGTTGTTATCAAGCGCTTCCACGCTCAACTCTATGGGCAATCGCGTAAATGCATACTTTGGTTTTGTTGTTATTGAAATTTCATCAATAAATAAAGATTTTGGCTGACGCTGTGAAGTGCTTGACCCACCGCCACCTGATGATGAACCACCGCTTGAACTTGAGCCAGAAGATGGCGAAGAACTTCTTGATGGCAATGTCCCTGGGTTGGGAGAGTCTGCGTAGGAAGATCTACTTGATGGAAAATGAAGTGAATTGCCATCACCATTTGCCCCTAAAGATGGGTTGTATGTTATGGTTGCAATTGTTGTAGGACTGTCTTTTACTTTTATTGATATTGTTTTCTCAAAATCGTCTCTTTGTGGAAGACTTAACGAACGACTTTCAAATATTTTTCCACTATACGACTTGCCGTCAATGTTAAGAAACTCATCTGCTCTCTGCGCTATTATCGCGGTTTCCCCTGCCGAGATAGAGCCACCTCCTGTGTGTTCGTTTATGGGTATGTTGCGTGGGTCAGTGCTTGTGGTGTATTCAAGACGCAAACCAGAAATAACAACCGCATTACTGCCATCGTTTGTTATTTCAATCCACTCCTTGCCAGCGTCTGAACCCTCAGGATTATACATCACCTCGGTTATCCTAATTGCTGCAAAAACAGATTGCGGCATCATCACCGCAAGCAACAAGAAGTTTAATAATACTATTGAAGTTACTTTATTTATCATTTTCTCTTTGTGTTTTTTTTAATAAAGATGATATTGATTCCCACCCTTCATCTTTTTCCCCTTTTTCTTCTGGACCTGGCGGTATCTCGCCCTTTTTAATCTTGGAGACCTCTTCCTTGTGTTTTTTCACATACTCTTGGTTTTGTTCTCCTTCTTTCTTAATATCCGTAAGAAGATTTTTTAATGATTTTTCTTTTGGTGGTATGTTTATATTACTACCATTTTTATCCTTTGGTCGACCACCGCCACCACTGCCATGATTGCCACCAACACCGCCACCACCAAATGAACCCTTTTTGCCTTTGCCCCCTTGTCCGCCAAGAGCCCCCGCTTGTTTCATATCCATCTCTATTTTTACCATTATATCTTTCTCTATCTCCTCTCTCCTTCTCGCGTATTTTTCACGAGATGCAAATAAAATTCTATCACGAAAAGACTCTTGATCTGACTCAATAGGTGGGAGTGTTTCAGCGTAAAACGGATCTGTCGCCACGCCATCTATGCTTATGGATGTGTATATCTCTTTAAATCCAAGATTAATCAGGTCTTCCTGTAACACCTGATTGGCGAACGCTTTTTCAAGAAGTTCTGCATCAAGCGGTCCTATCCTAAAACTCACTATCGTTCCAACATTTCCTAAGACAGCATCGCGTATCTCATCCTCCATCTGCCCAACAAACTGATGTGCGATTATCAAAGAGAGTTTATACTTTCTTGCCTCTGCCAAGATGTCTGTGAAAGAGCCGTTGGCTATGGACTGAAACTCATCAACATAAAAGAAAAATCGCGGAAGTTTTTTCATTTCACTCGGTGATGTTTCTGCCCTTGAAAGAGCAGCGAGATAAAGTTTCGTGGTAAGCATGCTACCCAAAAGAGAAGCGTTAACCTCACCTATCTGCCCCTTTGATATATTAACAAGAAATATTTTTCTGTTATCAATTATTTCACGAAGGTCAAAGGTAGACTTCTTTTGTGCGACTATGTTTCTTATGAGAGGATTTGCCACGAACTGCCCAATCTTGTTTTGAATTGCTGGCGTTGCCTCAGCGGCATATCTATCCGTGTAACTTGCAAAATCCTGAACCCAGTATTTTTTTACTTGTGGGTCCTTAATCTGAGATATAACATCTTTTCGAAATATTTTATCAGAATACATCCTTCCAACATCAATTATCGTTGAGTCGGGGTATTCCAGCAAAGCAAGAATTGTGTTGCTCAAAAGATATTCCATACGAGATGACCACTGAGATTCTTCCCATATTTTCTTGAAAGCGCTTAAAAGACCAGACATAACAAGATGTCTTTTCTCATAACCCACATCTTCCATTATATTAAACCCTATTG is drawn from Candidatus Campbellbacteria bacterium and contains these coding sequences:
- a CDS encoding R.Pab1 family restriction endonuclease; amino-acid sequence: MIKISLPLTKHTGKARVKYRKDKKDYGIPFATRQNKLTQDNYIEWQIGYDTKEKKLSKSKFSFQRKGETKYTFELSEYLIDAIKNNLVTKEEFKELKKFVEKARIETAFIEERFNIKREEQKQMSLMGVNFDLFMEHYPLLLYFQNKDEYSIEVKIDRKQKAIGVQAMLFLCIPITRFEEKKGLIVREAEQNEQVTLEIKRNKNNFIIDVIKIFAISSSQHNEDIKNIIDTIEKNI
- a CDS encoding lamin tail domain-containing protein; this translates as MINKVTSIVLLNFLLLAVMMPQSVFAAIRITEVMYNPEGSDAGKEWIEITNDGSNAVVISGLRLEYTTSTDPRNIPINEHTGGGSISAGETAIIAQRADEFLNIDGKSYSGKIFESRSLSLPQRDDFEKTISIKVKDSPTTIATITYNPSLGANGDGNSLHFPSSRSSYADSPNPGTLPSRSSSPSSGSSSSGGSSSGGGGSSTSQRQPKSLFIDEISITTKPKYAFTRLPIELSVEALDNNGNKLKNLSYVWNFGDGKTNKDNHVKHKYSIEGSYEIVAMTTYRSREIIARKTIDVVKPDFNISPAAEYVEIQNNHNFSVNVGGWRIVSEDKSFVFPPLSMITSKGKVRIDHNTLNFSFSENEYQLTYPNGTIVATSSKETKEKEPVVTPPPATTTIPPASPASPTTPTTVVPAVSPTPPSNQVANREVAQPQQSEEKPFNLLLWIVIIIALVFVALIPIFTILLRTRLENISEKERLQKISNKMKIEEVEG
- a CDS encoding type IV secretion system DNA-binding domain-containing protein, whose protein sequence is MIFSGAEERITYIGETQTRGRLQKFGIKAKDRATHMYVIGKSGMGKSTLLENMATQDINNGEGLMLIDPHGASVETLLDIIPERRVDDVVYFAPFDTDYPIGFNIMEDVGYEKRHLVMSGLLSAFKKIWEESQWSSRMEYLLSNTILALLEYPDSTIIDVGRMYSDKIFRKDVISQIKDPQVKKYWVQDFASYTDRYAAEATPAIQNKIGQFVANPLIRNIVAQKKSTFDLREIIDNRKIFLVNISKGQIGEVNASLLGSMLTTKLYLAALSRAETSPSEMKKLPRFFFYVDEFQSIANGSFTDILAEARKYKLSLIIAHQFVGQMEDEIRDAVLGNVGTIVSFRIGPLDAELLEKAFANQVLQEDLINLGFKEIYTSISIDGVATDPFYAETLPPIESDQESFRDRILFASREKYARRREEIEKDIMVKIEMDMKQAGALGGQGGKGKKGSFGGGGVGGNHGSGGGGRPKDKNGSNINIPPKEKSLKNLLTDIKKEGEQNQEYVKKHKEEVSKIKKGEIPPGPEEKGEKDEGWESISSLLKKTQRENDK